In one window of Massilibacterium senegalense DNA:
- a CDS encoding SAM-dependent methyltransferase, with translation MEQWIHQAFLAFDQPIISYEDFMNMALYEKGNGYYMKDKEKIGKEGDFITNSSIHPIFAEHFAQLFIEWIKKEQLDPCIIELGGGTGKFAEQVIGTIKELDATLYEQLSYVIVDISPYHRKEQIKRLSPFSGFRTVSSLAEVQAKNAIIFANEWLDAIPTRVIEKKQDRLYELGVKHQADSFVEVTLPTVSSEVLSFLEQYDPKIPTDFRIEVPILMMKELKALYHQMNQAIFVFVDYGFERSERWAAHRKNGTMRGYYHHQLMTNVLMHVGDMDITIDVNWEYVKQVAEECDVQTISLMKQTEFFLHSGMLSHLEETHDPNPFSSTMKKNRAIRSFLTSSMSASFDVCIQEKGCMNMKEWSFSQPLDWK, from the coding sequence ATGGAACAATGGATTCATCAAGCATTTCTTGCATTTGACCAACCAATTATTTCCTATGAAGATTTTATGAATATGGCGTTGTATGAAAAAGGAAATGGATATTACATGAAAGATAAGGAGAAAATAGGAAAAGAGGGGGATTTTATTACGAATAGCTCGATTCATCCTATTTTTGCAGAACATTTTGCACAATTGTTTATCGAATGGATAAAAAAAGAGCAACTTGATCCGTGTATTATTGAACTTGGTGGAGGAACTGGAAAGTTTGCAGAACAAGTCATTGGGACAATAAAAGAATTGGATGCCACATTATATGAACAGCTCTCTTATGTGATAGTCGATATTTCTCCCTATCACAGGAAAGAGCAGATAAAACGATTGTCTCCATTTTCAGGGTTTCGCACAGTCAGCTCATTAGCAGAAGTACAAGCAAAAAATGCAATTATTTTTGCGAATGAATGGCTAGACGCAATCCCAACCCGTGTAATTGAAAAGAAGCAGGATCGATTATATGAGCTTGGTGTAAAACATCAAGCGGATTCTTTTGTAGAAGTGACATTGCCGACTGTTTCCTCAGAAGTCTTATCTTTTTTAGAGCAGTATGATCCGAAAATTCCGACTGATTTTCGGATAGAAGTTCCTATTTTAATGATGAAAGAATTGAAAGCGCTTTATCATCAAATGAACCAAGCAATCTTTGTTTTTGTTGATTACGGATTTGAGCGGTCAGAACGATGGGCAGCGCATCGAAAAAATGGAACCATGCGAGGCTATTATCATCATCAATTAATGACCAATGTGTTAATGCATGTGGGGGACATGGATATTACAATCGATGTGAATTGGGAGTATGTGAAACAAGTAGCGGAAGAATGCGATGTGCAGACGATTTCCTTAATGAAACAAACGGAATTTTTCTTGCATTCTGGGATGTTGTCTCATTTGGAAGAAACGCATGATCCAAACCCATTTTCATCCACAATGAAAAAAAATCGTGCAATACGCTCTTTTTTAACTTCTTCTATGAGTGCGTCGTTTGATGTATGTATTCAAGAAAAAGGGTGTATGAATATGAAAGAATGGTCTTTCTCTCAACCTTTGGATTGGAAATAA
- a CDS encoding c-type cytochrome, with the protein MANNKKQNEEEVFYVENAGIKIGHRKIPKFLVLAFTVVSIWAVIYAVKYPGYVKEERTVEKTPQEIVTTTCLACHGATAPAFEEVAAIDGMNAEYIQQVLDQGGAAITDEFSTYHGADASKRAGMPSYATNEEVSQNAEGIAEYILSLK; encoded by the coding sequence ATGGCAAACAACAAAAAACAAAACGAAGAAGAAGTATTTTATGTCGAAAATGCTGGCATTAAAATAGGTCATCGTAAAATACCTAAATTTCTCGTTTTAGCATTTACTGTTGTTTCAATTTGGGCTGTTATTTACGCTGTGAAATATCCTGGTTATGTGAAGGAAGAACGTACAGTAGAAAAAACACCTCAAGAAATCGTGACAACAACTTGTTTAGCATGTCACGGTGCAACAGCTCCAGCGTTTGAGGAAGTTGCAGCAATCGATGGGATGAATGCAGAATACATTCAACAAGTTCTAGATCAAGGTGGAGCAGCAATTACGGATGAGTTTTCAACTTATCATGGTGCTGATGCTTCAAAACGTGCTGGAATGCCATCTTATGCTACAAATGAAGAAGTATCTCAAAATGCTGAAGGTATTGCAGAGTACATTTTATCTTTAAAATAA
- the ccoS gene encoding cbb3-type cytochrome oxidase assembly protein CcoS, with protein MNIGAWTLIIVLISFSGSAILIYLLGKKLGQFDDVEGIKYRMLEDDDEIVKDDDSDKKES; from the coding sequence ATGAATATTGGAGCTTGGACTCTTATCATTGTTCTAATAAGCTTTAGTGGTTCTGCAATCCTTATATACTTACTTGGGAAAAAGCTTGGTCAATTCGACGATGTAGAGGGAATTAAATATCGTATGCTCGAGGACGATGATGAAATAGTGAAAGACGATGATTCTGATAAAAAAGAATCATAA
- a CDS encoding cbb3-type cytochrome c oxidase subunit II translates to MERNALAISIAAFMLFLVGVFGTVVLPFFDDDMTTPTETAEGRNYAPNSPEAKGREIYVREGCYTCHTQYVREVRADLNQSIGRPVVPGDYYYDAPELMNSNRTGPDLMWVGDRRTKEWNIEHLKDPQKVVEGSIMPKYDYLSDQELEDLATYLGSLKEKPDQK, encoded by the coding sequence TTGGAAAGAAATGCACTGGCGATTAGTATCGCAGCATTTATGCTCTTTTTAGTAGGTGTGTTTGGTACTGTGGTATTACCATTCTTCGATGATGATATGACAACACCTACCGAAACAGCAGAAGGTAGAAATTACGCTCCAAATAGTCCTGAAGCAAAGGGACGTGAAATCTATGTTCGTGAAGGTTGTTACACATGTCACACACAATATGTTCGTGAAGTACGCGCAGACTTAAACCAAAGCATTGGTCGTCCAGTAGTTCCAGGTGACTATTATTATGATGCACCTGAATTAATGAACTCTAACCGTACAGGCCCGGATTTAATGTGGGTTGGTGACCGTCGTACAAAAGAGTGGAATATTGAACACTTAAAAGATCCACAAAAAGTAGTGGAAGGTTCAATTATGCCAAAGTATGACTATTTAAGTGATCAAGAGTTAGAAGATCTTGCTACATATTTAGGTAGCTTAAAAGAAAAACCTGATCAAAAATAG
- a CDS encoding MBL fold metallo-hydrolase, producing MNIIQLPLGPLQTNAYLLHQEKTNEMLIIDPGSEANRVIEKIEECNAKPIAILLTHTHFDHIGAVDEVREYYQIPLYVHKKEELWLRDASLNGSLVFGLPEVTVKEADYVFEKEQTAKIGSFTFDILETPGHSPGSISFYFKDTQFVASGDALFFQSIGRTDLPFGDQPTLLKSIREKLFALPNETIVAPGHGPNTTIGYEKQKNPFLS from the coding sequence ATGAATATTATTCAATTGCCTTTAGGCCCATTACAAACAAATGCTTATCTTTTACATCAGGAAAAAACGAATGAAATGCTTATTATTGATCCAGGAAGTGAAGCAAATCGTGTGATAGAAAAAATCGAGGAATGTAACGCAAAACCAATTGCTATTTTATTAACGCATACTCACTTTGATCATATTGGTGCAGTAGATGAAGTGCGTGAGTATTATCAAATTCCGTTGTATGTTCATAAAAAGGAAGAACTTTGGTTAAGGGATGCTTCTTTAAATGGTTCACTTGTTTTTGGATTACCAGAAGTAACGGTAAAAGAGGCAGATTATGTGTTCGAAAAAGAGCAGACTGCTAAAATTGGATCTTTCACGTTTGATATTTTGGAAACCCCAGGTCATTCCCCAGGAAGCATTTCATTTTATTTTAAAGATACGCAATTTGTGGCAAGTGGAGATGCACTTTTTTTCCAAAGTATCGGTCGGACTGATTTGCCTTTTGGCGATCAGCCAACTTTATTAAAAAGTATTCGAGAAAAATTATTCGCGTTACCTAATGAAACAATTGTTGCTCCGGGACATGGACCAAATACAACAATTGGATATGAAAAACAAAAAAATCCATTTTTGTCATAG
- a CDS encoding DUF2759 family protein produces MGLVVIFALVTILALMAIVREGKKRNGLAVFFSVLTVGVFGWFTVATFLSLI; encoded by the coding sequence ATGGGCCTTGTCGTCATTTTTGCATTAGTAACAATTTTAGCTTTAATGGCAATTGTTCGTGAAGGAAAAAAGCGCAACGGATTAGCTGTCTTTTTCTCTGTTTTAACAGTCGGAGTTTTCGGATGGTTTACAGTTGCAACATTTTTAAGTCTTATTTAA
- the thiD gene encoding bifunctional hydroxymethylpyrimidine kinase/phosphomethylpyrimidine kinase: MIKKALTIAGSDSGGGAGIQADIKTFQERDTFGMSVITAITVQNTLGVHGVYPMSLEAIEKQMDAVLSDIGCDAVKTGMLFSEEIIELVSEKMKQYDLKNYVLDPVMIAKGGAPLLKQSAMNALKEKLLPLATVVTPNLPEACEILHISSIETMEDMKEAAKRIFDLGPKSVLMKGGHLSSDESFDVLYDGVDFVVLPAKRIATKHTHGTGCTYSAAICAELAKGHDIQSAVQTGKAFITAAISESLQIGHGIGPTNHAAYRHQK, translated from the coding sequence ATGATTAAAAAGGCATTGACGATTGCGGGAAGTGATTCTGGGGGCGGCGCAGGAATACAAGCAGATATTAAAACATTTCAAGAACGAGATACATTTGGAATGAGTGTGATTACGGCAATTACTGTTCAGAATACACTTGGTGTTCACGGAGTGTACCCTATGTCGTTAGAAGCGATTGAAAAACAAATGGATGCTGTTTTAAGCGATATCGGTTGTGATGCGGTGAAAACAGGGATGCTTTTTTCAGAAGAAATTATCGAACTTGTTAGTGAGAAAATGAAGCAATATGACTTAAAAAATTATGTGTTAGATCCGGTAATGATTGCGAAAGGCGGAGCACCGTTATTAAAACAAAGTGCGATGAATGCGTTAAAAGAAAAATTATTACCATTAGCTACAGTCGTTACACCAAATTTGCCAGAGGCGTGTGAAATTTTACATATATCTTCTATTGAAACGATGGAAGATATGAAAGAAGCAGCAAAACGCATTTTTGATTTAGGTCCTAAAAGTGTTTTAATGAAAGGCGGCCATTTATCTAGTGATGAATCGTTTGATGTGCTTTATGATGGCGTAGATTTTGTTGTTTTACCAGCCAAACGTATTGCAACAAAACATACACACGGAACAGGATGTACGTATTCAGCTGCTATTTGTGCAGAGTTAGCAAAAGGACATGATATTCAATCTGCTGTCCAAACAGGAAAAGCGTTTATTACGGCAGCTATTTCAGAAAGCTTACAGATTGGACATGGTATTGGTCCAACGAATCACGCAGCATATCGTCATCAAAAATAA